From a region of the Cucumis sativus cultivar 9930 chromosome 6, Cucumber_9930_V3, whole genome shotgun sequence genome:
- the LOC101219804 gene encoding protein PIGMENT DEFECTIVE 338, chloroplastic isoform X2, with product MVILAGLQPSFLAVPRLPVQRISNSNLCSTSTCSDNCNKSKKLTFRRRSSVLFCSRNDIFDNLSSTQLPDKPRVDGIQEIDEIGLLNKPSPAPISNGVSSEIDQEVENPDENEALAPFMKFFKNKDSADEKEEEERALRAFEETIDGDDETEIANKLNVEYYEPKPGDVVVGVVVSGNENKLDINVGADLLGTMLTKEVLPLYDKEMESLTCDLDKDAESFMMNGKMGLVKYEDAFSRGQGPGRPVVENGTVLFAEVLGRTLSGRPLLSTRRLFRRLAWHRVRQIKGLDEPIEVKISEWNTGGLLTRIEGLRAFLPKAELLNRVNNFTELKENVGRRIFVQITRMDEAKNDLILSEKQAWETLYLREGTLLEGTVKKIFPYGAQIRIGDTNRSGLLHVSNITRARVTSVSDLLSVGEKVNVLVVKSMFPDKISLSIADLESEPGLFITNKEKVFSEAKIMAKKYRQRLPSLDGILRPKTAPTTDLPFENESSMYANWKWFKFER from the exons ATGGTAATTCTTGCGGGACTTCAACCCT CATTTCTCGCCGTTCCTAGATTACCAGTTCAACGAATCTCAAACTCCAACTTGTGTTCCACTTCTACTTGTTCTGATAACTGTAATAAGTCTAAGAAGTTGACATTTCGAAGAAGAAGTAGCGTTTTGTTTTGCTCTAGGAACgatatttttgataatttatcGAGCACACAGTTGCCGGATAAGCCTCGAGTGGATGGAATTCAAGAGATTGATGAGATTGGTCTGCTAAATAAGCCTTCTCCCGCTCCTATAAGCAATGGGGTTTCATCAGAAATTGACCAAGAGGTTGAAAATCCTGACGAGAATGAAGCCTTAGCACCATTTATGAAGTTCTTTAAGAATAAAGATTCTGCagatgaaaaggaagaagaggaaagagCCCTACGAGCTTTTGAAGAAACAATTGATGGTGATGACGAGACCGAGATAGCCAATAAGTTGAATGTTGAGTACTATGAGCCCAAACCTGGGGATGTTGTGGTTGGTGTGGTTGTCTCGGGTAATGAAAACAAGCTGGATATCAACGTGGGGGCGGATTTGTTAGGAACAATGTTGACAAAAGAAGTGCTTCCATTGTATGACAAAGAGATGGAATCCTTGACGTGTGATCTTGACAAGGATGCTGAGTCTTTTATGATGAATGGGAAGATGGGGCTGGTGAAATATGAGGATGCTTTTAGCCGCGGACAGGGGCCAGGGCGCCCTGTCGTGGAGAATGGAACGGTTTTATTTGCTGAGGTTTTGGGAAGGACACTCAGTGGTCGGCCATTGCTCTCGACTAGAAGGCTGTTTCGACGGTTGGCCTGGCATCGAGTGAGGCAG ATAAAAGGACTTGATGAGCCAATTGAAGTTAAAATATCTGAGTGGAATACTGGAGGCCTTCTAACAAGAATTGAG GGCTTGCGAGCTTTTCTTCCCAAGGCTGAGTTATTGAATAGAGTAAATAACTTCACagagttgaaagaaaat GTAGGACGTCGGATCTTTGTGCAGATTACACGAATGGATGAAGCTAAGAATGATTTGATACTAAGTGAGAAACAAGCTTGG GAAACGTTATACCTACGTGAGGGAACGCTTCTTGAAGGGACcgtgaagaaaatatttccgTATGGAGCTCAAATAAGAATTGGTGACACAAACAGAAG TGGGTTACTCCATGTCTCAAACATAACCCGTGCCCGAGTTACCTCAGTGAGTGACTTACTTTCAGTGGGTGAAAAGGTCAATGTTCTTGTCGTGAAGTCAATGTTTCCTGACAAGATATCTCTAAG CATTGCAGACCTTGAAAGCGAGCCCGGTCTCTTTATAACGAACAAGGAG AAAGTATTTTCAGAGGCCAAGATCATGGCAAAAAAGTACAGGCAAAGGCTACCTTCACTTGACGGCATTCTCAGGCCCAAAACTGCTCCAACTACAGATCTTCCATTTGAAAATGAATCGAGCATGTATGCAAATTGGAAGTGGTTCAAATTCGAAAGGTAG
- the LOC101219804 gene encoding protein PIGMENT DEFECTIVE 338, chloroplastic isoform X1 — MVILAGLQPCKYLCVPNSSFESQDFLVSSNSVRNSAFLAVPRLPVQRISNSNLCSTSTCSDNCNKSKKLTFRRRSSVLFCSRNDIFDNLSSTQLPDKPRVDGIQEIDEIGLLNKPSPAPISNGVSSEIDQEVENPDENEALAPFMKFFKNKDSADEKEEEERALRAFEETIDGDDETEIANKLNVEYYEPKPGDVVVGVVVSGNENKLDINVGADLLGTMLTKEVLPLYDKEMESLTCDLDKDAESFMMNGKMGLVKYEDAFSRGQGPGRPVVENGTVLFAEVLGRTLSGRPLLSTRRLFRRLAWHRVRQIKGLDEPIEVKISEWNTGGLLTRIEGLRAFLPKAELLNRVNNFTELKENVGRRIFVQITRMDEAKNDLILSEKQAWETLYLREGTLLEGTVKKIFPYGAQIRIGDTNRSGLLHVSNITRARVTSVSDLLSVGEKVNVLVVKSMFPDKISLSIADLESEPGLFITNKEKVFSEAKIMAKKYRQRLPSLDGILRPKTAPTTDLPFENESSMYANWKWFKFER, encoded by the exons ATGGTAATTCTTGCGGGACTTCAACCCTGTAAGTATCTCTGCGTTCCCAATTCGTCATTCGAGTCTCAAGATTTCTTAGTTTCATCTAATTCCGTTAGGAATTCAGCATTTCTCGCCGTTCCTAGATTACCAGTTCAACGAATCTCAAACTCCAACTTGTGTTCCACTTCTACTTGTTCTGATAACTGTAATAAGTCTAAGAAGTTGACATTTCGAAGAAGAAGTAGCGTTTTGTTTTGCTCTAGGAACgatatttttgataatttatcGAGCACACAGTTGCCGGATAAGCCTCGAGTGGATGGAATTCAAGAGATTGATGAGATTGGTCTGCTAAATAAGCCTTCTCCCGCTCCTATAAGCAATGGGGTTTCATCAGAAATTGACCAAGAGGTTGAAAATCCTGACGAGAATGAAGCCTTAGCACCATTTATGAAGTTCTTTAAGAATAAAGATTCTGCagatgaaaaggaagaagaggaaagagCCCTACGAGCTTTTGAAGAAACAATTGATGGTGATGACGAGACCGAGATAGCCAATAAGTTGAATGTTGAGTACTATGAGCCCAAACCTGGGGATGTTGTGGTTGGTGTGGTTGTCTCGGGTAATGAAAACAAGCTGGATATCAACGTGGGGGCGGATTTGTTAGGAACAATGTTGACAAAAGAAGTGCTTCCATTGTATGACAAAGAGATGGAATCCTTGACGTGTGATCTTGACAAGGATGCTGAGTCTTTTATGATGAATGGGAAGATGGGGCTGGTGAAATATGAGGATGCTTTTAGCCGCGGACAGGGGCCAGGGCGCCCTGTCGTGGAGAATGGAACGGTTTTATTTGCTGAGGTTTTGGGAAGGACACTCAGTGGTCGGCCATTGCTCTCGACTAGAAGGCTGTTTCGACGGTTGGCCTGGCATCGAGTGAGGCAG ATAAAAGGACTTGATGAGCCAATTGAAGTTAAAATATCTGAGTGGAATACTGGAGGCCTTCTAACAAGAATTGAG GGCTTGCGAGCTTTTCTTCCCAAGGCTGAGTTATTGAATAGAGTAAATAACTTCACagagttgaaagaaaat GTAGGACGTCGGATCTTTGTGCAGATTACACGAATGGATGAAGCTAAGAATGATTTGATACTAAGTGAGAAACAAGCTTGG GAAACGTTATACCTACGTGAGGGAACGCTTCTTGAAGGGACcgtgaagaaaatatttccgTATGGAGCTCAAATAAGAATTGGTGACACAAACAGAAG TGGGTTACTCCATGTCTCAAACATAACCCGTGCCCGAGTTACCTCAGTGAGTGACTTACTTTCAGTGGGTGAAAAGGTCAATGTTCTTGTCGTGAAGTCAATGTTTCCTGACAAGATATCTCTAAG CATTGCAGACCTTGAAAGCGAGCCCGGTCTCTTTATAACGAACAAGGAG AAAGTATTTTCAGAGGCCAAGATCATGGCAAAAAAGTACAGGCAAAGGCTACCTTCACTTGACGGCATTCTCAGGCCCAAAACTGCTCCAACTACAGATCTTCCATTTGAAAATGAATCGAGCATGTATGCAAATTGGAAGTGGTTCAAATTCGAAAGGTAG